One Pyrus communis chromosome 13, drPyrComm1.1, whole genome shotgun sequence genomic window carries:
- the LOC137713393 gene encoding aluminum-activated malate transporter 8-like produces the protein MEVTELETAGEEKVRFFSRLCRWLKALLGKLSTKVVKVVKSIIKLGQDDPRRVTHSLKVALALTLVSILYYWRVLFDGIGIAGIWAVITVVVVFEFTVGATLSKGLNRGFATFIAGALGLGATHIASLFGVKGEPIVLGIFVFLLAAASTFSRFFPRIKARYDYGVLIFILTFSMVTVSGYHVEGILEMSNERLLTIAIGGGTCMIISAFVCPVWAGEDLHKLISSNIENLANYLEGFGGEYFPLPKDGKSAGIVSKSKESFLQGYKSVLNSKSSEESLANFARWEPGHGRFKFRHPWKQYLKIGALARQCAYQIETLNGHINSDVQVPPEFLQIIQDSCKTMSIESGKALKALAVAIKTMEEPKDAREHLENSKTAVKDLKIALKAASLETADILAIVPAATVASILVEIVKGVEKISKSVHELSELAHFKKAVECTVSQEKPLLLQRGSVNPVLLDGEDAHVIITVGETNIGSQENEINPQAPKGPKPREEA, from the exons ATGGAGGTCACCGAGTTAGAAACTGCAGGGGAAGAGAAGGTCAGGTTTTTCTCGCGGCTGTGCAGATGGCTCAAGGCCTTGCTCGGAAAGTTGAGTACCAAGGTTGTCAAAGTTGTAAAGAGCATTATAAAGCTAGGACAAGATGACCCAAGGAGAGTAACTCACTCTCTAAAAGTCGCTTTGGCTCTTACATTGGTGTCCATATTGTACTACTGGAGAGTCCTTTTCGATGGTATTGGGATTGCAGGAATCTGGGCGGTGATAACCGTGGTAGTAGTGTTTGAATTCACTGTAG GTGCAACCCTCAGCAAAGGTTTAAATAGAGGTTTTGCAACATTCATTGCTGGTGCTCTTGGCCTTGGAGCTACTCACATAGCTAGTCTTTTTGGAGTGAAAGGAGAACCCATTGTGCTTGGGATCTTTGTCTTCCTACTAG CTGCAGCATCTACATTCTCACGGTTCTTCCCACGGATAAAGGCGAGATATGACTATGGGGTGTTGATATTCATATTAACATTTAGCATGGTAACCGTCTCGGGGTATCATGTTGAAGGGATCTTGGAGATGTCAAATGAGAGACTCTTAACAATTGCAATAGGTGGAGGAACCTGCATGATCATATCAGCTTTTGTTTGTCCAGTATGGGCTGGTGAAGATCTGCACAAGCTGATATCTTCCAATATAGAAAATCTTGCAAACTACCTAGAAG GTTTTGGTGGTGAATATTTTCCACTACCTAAGGATGGAAAGTCAGCAGGCATTGTCTCCAAAAGTAAGGAATCATTTCTTCAAGGATATAAGAGTGTCCTCAACTCAAAAAGCAGTGAAGAATCCTTG GCAAATTTTGCAAGATGGGAACCAGGACATGGCCGTTTTAAATTTCGCCATCCATGGAAGCAGTACTTGAAGATCGGTGCCCTTGCCAGGCAGTGTGCCTACCAGATTGAAACTTTAAACGGTCACATCAACTCAGATGTACAA GTACCACCAGAATTTTTACAGATAATTCAAGACTCCTGCAAAACTATGAGTATTGAGTCTGGAAAAGCGCTAAAAGCATTAGCCGTAGCAATCAAAACCATGGAAGAACCAAAAGATGCTCGTGAACATTTGGAGAACTCCAAGACTGCAGTCAAAGACCTCAAAATTGCACTCAAAGCTGCATCACTAGAAACGGCAGACATACTTGCAATTGTACCAGCTGCAACAGTTGCTTCAATACTAGTTGAGATTGTCAAAGGGGTAGAAAAAATTTCTAAATCAGTTCATGAGCTTTCTGAACTAGCACACTTCAAAAAAGCTGTGGAGTGCACTGTATCACAAGAGAAGCCACTATTGCTGCAGAGGGGAAGCGTTAACCCTGTACTTTTGGATGGTGAAGATGCCCATGTTATAATCACCGTAGGTGAAACAAACATTGGTTCCCAAGAAAATGAGATTAATCCTCAGGCACCAAAAGGACCAAAACCAAGGGAGGAAGCGTAA